The nucleotide window TGATTCAAGTTTTTGAAAATGTTCATGATGGAGAATCTCATCCATCTGCATACTAATTTTCTGATCAAGATGGGCAATCATTTCATCTACCAAACCTTGGGTCACTTTAGTTGCTGCATTTTCAGGTTTAAGTAACTCATCGAGAAACGCCTGTAACCCTTGCTTGGTCGCGGCATAACCTTCATCAACTGGCTTTAGTCTGGTCGCTAAAACTATTTCATCAATTAACGACTGAGACTCAGCATTCTGGGCTGCTGCACCGCCTTCAACTTGCTTTTCTGCATCACTCATTCACTACTCCTTAGTCATGCTTCAATATTTAATTCTTTTAATAAGCGCTCACGAGCACCATCATCTTTAATAATATCCTGAATTTTTTTACGGAATTCTGGAACATTTCCAAGTGGACCCTTCAATGCTTTTAATGCCTCACGCAATTCTTTCATTTGGGCTAATTCAGGAACTTGTTGCATAATTGAATCTGGGTTAAAATCTTTCATCTGTTCAAATCGCAAATTAACAGCTAGTTCTGCATCTGGTTCCGAAGACAGTTTATTGGCTACACTTAAAGTTGCCTTAACATTAGATGCTTTTAATACTTCATCAAAATTATCTTTATCAATATTAACTGGCTTACGGTTTTCCAACGGACGATTATCAACATCACCAGTAAAATCACCAAGCACCAATAACTTCAATGATAATTCAATGTCTTCCTTAGCATCGCCCGTATGTGGACGATATACAATATTCACCCGTTCTTTGGGTGCAATTGAGGATTCTTTAGCCATTATTTAGTTCCTTTAAAATTAGCATCTAATATACTTTAATTGTTAGCAATATATGTCAAGTATTTTAACATTTACCATAAATCAATTGTAAAAACTTTGATTCCCTCTACGTAAATATTAAATCCTCTACATCTTTCCTCAAAGTATTAATAGTTGTATTTAGTGTCGCATTTTCTGTTTGTAACGCTTGGATGTCCAATTGTAACTGATTTATTTGTGCAGTATACTGTGTTGCTGCTTGAGTTGCAGTTTGTTGTGCCAGTTGTATTGCGGAATTTAATCCAGGAATTGCACTTGCCATAACAGTTAAAACCCCACCAATAGATATCTGATTACTGCTTATCTGAACCCCACCAAGAGTAATACCATTCGCATTAAAAGTTGCATTATTAACACCCGTCCCAACTACAACAGAGTTAGGTGTTACAGTTACAGCCCCGGTTTGCCCACCTCCAGTGGCACTCAAGGCGGCTTGATTATTCTGTAGATTTAAAGCGGAATTTGTAGCCGCATTTCCAACCTGCAACAAGGTATTTTGAGCTGGACGCATAATTTTAGTTGCAGTATTATCCATCGTAATTACACCATTGGAAACCCCAGTACTATTATTAAATAGTGAAACAGTCCCCCCATTTGTACTATTATTTAATGCAATCGTAGGAGTAACTCCATTATTTTTAGTTTTTATTAAGATCCTTTTCTGCCCAAGATAGATATTGCTGAAATTACTGTTTGCTACCGTAGAACTGGTATTTAGTTCTATTACTGGAAAAGTATTTGCTGGACTTGTAATCCCAATATCTGCCGTATAGCTATTACTATTTGTAGCAGTAGCTTTAAAGCCATTACTATCTAAAGTTAATTTAGCAACTGGGGCCACCTGAATCTGGTTAAAGAGATATTTAGTTGTTAGCATTTGAACTACCATAGTAAAAACTGCAGTTATTCCTATCTCAAGACCGCTCCAGCTTGATGAATATCCTGTAGCATAACCATTTGCTCCTGTTGATGAGCTAACAGTAAATGGTGGATTCATCAAACCATAGATTGACCCACCAATTGTAGCAGCTAAGGAAGCTGCAGTTGCTAATAAAGCAATACCGATCTCTTTTTTACGGGAAATTCTTGCCACATTACCTGCATTACCAGCCAGAGTCCCACCTTGAATAAGATATGTCCCCGTCGCAGAATTTGTTGTATTCTCCGCAGTTTCTGTCTTGTCGTCTGCATAAATTTTCTTGGCCTTGCTTGCGCTAAAGGAAATTGTTGTTGATGCATTAAAGCTAACAGTCGTCCCTAGGTTAAATGAAGTGGTAGGTCCTATTGCCAAACTCGCTGTAGCACCTGCTGTTACTTTAGTTGTAGTTCCAGCTGCCATTGAAATAGTATCTCCAATAGCTAATGTTGCATTACTATTTGAAGAGCTAACAGTTAATCCAGGACCTTTATTTGAAAGTAGATAACCAGCCATAATAATATCCTCCTTAAAGTTTAGTAATTACTTGTAATAATGCCATGAGTCATTAGCACATAGCCCTACAGCACAGTTACCTTGTGTGTCATCCATTACAAAAACATTACCAGATTTACTAATAATGGCTCCTCCCAAATAGGCATTTTGATCAACAACAAAATTACTATTTATTGAATTAAATACTGCACTCATAATTACTGGTAAATCAGGGTCGCCATTTCGGAATGATAAAGCTACCTCTGTTCCTTTATGTAATGGAAAATTAAGTCCATAACCATTACCGGCATATGGGGTTGCCATTCTAATCCAGATTGAACCTTTACCATCAGCTTTAGCGGTCTTAAGAAATGGAAGCCTAACTTTATAGCGCCCAGTACTATCAAGCTGTGGGTATTGGCTATCTTGTTCACCATCAACTAGTGCATTCATGATACCATAAATTTTCGGCAAAGGAGTAATCCGTTTTGGACGAAACTGAATTTTGGCTGGTAATAATACTAGTGTGTTCTCATAAAAACGCAAATTATCTTTCTGATTTTGCATTCCAGCCAATTGCTGCTGTCCTTTATGAATTACTTCCACTACTAAATATTCACCATTGTATTCATCATATTTTGTATCATCCAGCTTTATTTTCATTCCCGCATGAATCGGAACCGCAGTACTTTTCGCATAACAAAATTGGCTATGTGAATATAGTTCCTGTGCGCGAATTGTAGCTAAAAATTGACCATCCCCCTGATTCTCTTGGCTAATAAAATTTTCGCCATAGATAACCTCTTCGCCAAAAAGACTTTTATCCTCAGTGCCATCAGCACTAACAAAAGCAGAACAAGAAATTACCCCTTGATCACCAAGATTAGCTTTTTCATAACCATAATTAAGAATAGTTACTTGTTTGGGAACACTAACCATCTTTTTTTCGAAAGCATGAATTGAATTCGGATCCGGAGCAGAAGTTTGCTCACTTAAAAAACGAAACCGCAATGACTCCTGCCGTGAAATAAAATCTTCTTTCCGGTCAGTGATAACTACTTGCTCACCACTTTCCGTTTGTTTAAAGTAATAATAAACGCCATCTCGCTCCATCAGCCGATTAATAAAGTTATAATCACTTTCTTCGTACTGACAGATAAAAGCATAGCGATTATAGCAATCTGAACTTGGTTGATATTTTTTATCAGATGAATTAAAAGAAAGCTTACGCTCTTCCTGTGAGAAGCCCTGCTCGTTAAAAACATTATTTAGTATATCCCCCAAACCATTGCCTATATATACATCTGATTTTTTTGAATACCTTAATTTGGCTAGTTTTGGGGCTAGAATAACCCGATAATAGTAGTAATCTTTAATCTTGACTAGGCTACTAAATCCTATTATTATTCCATTATATACTGATTGTTGATTAGTAACCGAAAAATCATGCATATTCTCCATTTGGATGGTTAAACTTGCTTTTCTTCCTAATGGATTAGTGTTTTTTAGTAACTCACTTGAACGAAGATTGATAACAAACTCATAATGCTGTGATAAAGCTTCCTTACCATCAAGTTCTACCACATCAAAATCTATTTTGTTTTTATCTGTTTCTTCCCATTTTATTTTAAAATGAAATACATTGGCCATTGTCATCTCCTAAACCAATAAACCATACTATAAGAATCTGCCAAATTATCTACATACTTTATATATCTATGTTTTTATTTATTATTTTAGATATAAATGCAATACCCTCACTTACCCTCATTCAGTTGTCTAGTCATACATATTTTTGTAATAGAGTTAATACTTTATTACAAATTGACTAGCCAAGTCAATCCTGTTTTGCTTTTTTTGCCTTAGCTTTAGTTTTTTCTTTTACTTCACTCTCGATATTTTTTATTTCTTCATCAAATTTAAAAATAAATTCACCAGACTCCATAATATCTATAAACACCTTCTCTGGCATTTTTCCACTACCAGCATGAGTAATTATTGTTTTTGAAAGTTTGGGTAAAACATTACCATTTAATATGAAATCAATATTCCTCGCACCACTTTCCACTTCTACGCAACGACTAACGATGGCTTCTACCACAGCCTTGGAATAAGTAAGCACCATTTTATTATTTGCAAATAAGGTATTTTGAATATTCTTTAACTTTTGCTCAACAATCCCATACATAGCATCACTGCCAAGACTAAAGAAAGGAACAACTGTCATTCTAGCCAGCAATGCAGGTTTAAAATATGCACTCAAGATCGGATTTATCGCACTAATAATATTGGCAACCGGAATTTCACTAGCCCCATCACCACTAGTCATCTCCTGAATAACATCTGATGCCAGATTACTAGTTAAGATAATAATGGTATTTTTAAAATTGATTTCTTTGCCTTCACCATCATTAACGATACCTTTATCAAATACCTGATAAAATACGTTTAATACATCCAAATGAGCCTTTTCTGCTTCATCAAGTAATACCACAGAATATGGACGTTGTCTAACTGCTTCTGTTAGCATCCCACCCTCACCATAACCGACATATCCAGGAGGGGAGCCAAGTAATCTACTAGCTGTATGACTCTCCTGAAATTCGCTCATGTTTATAGTAACAATATTCTTGCGATTACCAAAAATCAAATCAGCTAAAGCTTGACTACATTCAGTTTTACCCGTACCACTTGGACCAACAAATAAAAATACACTTATTGGCTGCTGAGTATTCTTCAGCCCAGACTTGGCAGCACGAATAGAATCAGCAACTAAATGAAGCGCATGATTTTGACCCCGGATAGATTCAGCAAGCCTACTCTCCAAGTCAATAAGAATACCACTCTCATCACGCTGCATTTTACCCAAAGGCACACCAGTCCAATCTGAAACAACCTCAGCTACGACATCCTGATCAACATCAATCCTTAATAAAGCATCCGGATTTTGATTACGTTTTAGTTCAGATTCGGCTTCATTTAGTTTTTCACCTAACTCCCTAGCTCTATCTGCATTTTCTTTATTGGCAAATAACTCTTTCCGTAAATCAAGTACTTCTTCTACTAACTTCTTCTCTTTCATCCAGCGCTCATAAAGCTCGTGTGCTTCGGCTTCAAGTAGACTTTTCTCAATTGCTAGTTTGGTATATTTTTCTTCATCAATGGTAATCCGATTTAAACGATCTCGTTCCAGAGCATTCAAAGTACGGTTTATAGCAAGAATCTCCCGTTCTTTATTATCAAGGATGCCCGGCTTAGCAGAAAGATTTATCTTTATTCTCGAGCAACTAGTATCAAGAAGATCAATCGCTTTATCCGGTAAAAACCGATCGGTTATATAGCGGTCAGATAGAATAACTGCAGCTTCCACTGCTGCATCGCGAATTGTTACCTGATGTTCTTTTTCATAATGCTCTTTTATTCCCCGTAAAATTAGCGTAGCATCAGAAAGCGAAGGTTCATCAAGCTTCACTAGCTGAAACCTTCTTACCAACGCAGGATCTTTCTCAAAATACTTCTTGTATTCTTTCCAAGTGGTTGCGGCAATAGTTCTCAACTCCCCACGCGCCAAAGATGGCTTTAATAAATTAGCAGCATCATTCCCACCAGCAGCGCCACCTGCCCCGATAAGCATATGAGCTTCATCAATAAATAAAATAGTTTTTTGCGCGCTAGACTTTATTTCATTAATCACACCACGCAAACGTTTTTCAAATTCGCCCTTTACGCCAGCTCCAGCTTCCAAAGCCCCCATATCTAAACCAAGAATCCGCATGTCTTTTAATAAATCAGGAACATCATTATTTATTACTCGTAATGCTAACCCTTCGACAATAGAGGTTTTACCAACCCCAGGTTCTCCAACACATATAGGGTTATTTTTCCGTCTGCGCCCCAAAATCTCAACTATCAAACGCAATTCTTCATCCCGCCCAAAGACCGGGTCAATTTTGCCATCTTTAGCAAGTTCGGTAAAGTCAGTACAAAACTGTTTAACAAAGCCAGTTGTACCATTTACTTGCTGAACCCCATCCATTGGATTTGATGAGCTCCCAGCATCATCTACTGTCGAATGCTCTTTTGAGGCTCGAGTATAATCAGCAAATGACTTCAGTAAAGCATCGCGATCTATTTCTTTTAACAAATCAGCGTAATAACCAGATGAATACAACACAAGCTTAGTTAAGTAAGCAATTAAAATAGCTCCACTACGAATTTTGCGCTCAGAAAGGTCAATGGAGGTAATTAGCCAAGAGTCCTGAATTAAATCTAACAGTTGTGGCGAAAAAACGGGCTTGGAAGAATTACCAGACTTATACTCTTCAAGTGCCTGTAAAAGCAACTTTTGGACTTTTACATGCTCTAGACCACTTTCTTTTAATATTACCGAGCAATCACTGTCCATATCTTCAAGTAGTTTATATAAGAAATGCTCAATTGTAATCTCATAATGAGTTCGTGAAACACACATTCCGATCGCATTTTGCAGTGCCATACTACTGCAATCATTTAACTTCATCAACAAGGCTTTGATATCGCTAGCGATCATATATATGCTCCTAAATAATAGCGAGTGTTATAGTTGAATGTTTAGCCAATTATATCATAAGTAGTTTGACAGTCAACCCAGATTTAAACACTGGTTTTCAAAGAAAATATATGAAACCTTTATGGCAGCAATCTTATTAATACCATATATTAATTTCTTGTCCAAATTGGCTAACTAAAAAGCTTGCAATACAATTTTCTTTATGATATTATTTTGCCATACCAAAATAATAAGTATATTTTACTTAACAAAGTAAAATGTTATAACAGGTATAAAAGTTAGTTCAGATAGCTCAATAACTAACTATCTGAGCTTTTCAATACTAAAAAATTCTTAATAAACTAGGAGATGAAAATGGCTATTACAATATACGCAACTATTCAAGGTTCAAGTCAGGGAGCTATCCAGGGCGATGTTAAACAGCAAGGTCGTGAAAATACCATTTTAGGTTACGCACTTGATCATGATGTTGAAATCCCTCGTGACACGCATACTGGTTTGGCTGTTGGTCAACGGATTCATAATCCTGTAGTACTAACCACTGAAATTGGAAAGCATACGCCGAAAATTTTCCAAGCATGTTCTACTGGTGAACCATTAGATGTAACCCTTGATTTTTATCGTATTAATGATAAAGGTCTTGAAGAAAAATATTACACTGTTAAGTTAACAAAGGCAATCGTAGTAAACTCTCGTGAATGGTTTCCAGAGACTTTTATTGCTGATAATAAACCGTACAAACATATGCAGACAATTTCAATGTCGTATGAGAAAATTTCATGGATAGACAATATAAATAGTACGGAAGCAGAAGATGCATGGAATGCACCTAAATTAGCATAATCCAAGTATTTGTGGTTTATAATATGGCATTGGTTTTAATCAATGCCATTTTTATTTGAAGTACTATAAATGACAACTCGCACTTTATTTGAAACTTTCCGTTATATTGAGAAAACTCTTGATAAACAGGATAATAATAGCTCTGCATATATTGACTCGATTTTGGAACATCTGCGAAATATTTTAAATACCAGACGAGGAAGTGTATTAATTGCAGATAATTATGGCATGCCAGATTTAACTAACTTTCCGGGGGAAAACCTTGCTGAAGCTGTTCAGGAACTAGAAAAGATGATGCGAATCACTATCGAGCGTTATGAACCCAGATTACGCAATATTAAAATTAGTTATAACCCTGACACAAGTGATGCTCTCACACTAAAGTTTGGCTTATCAGCAGAACTAATTGTTGATAATGGTGGGCGCCAGCACCCAATTTTTTTTGAAACAGTAATAACGTCTGATGGCATGGTGAAAGTTGAAAGGTAAAAAAGCTTATGTTTAATAAATACTATGAGAATGAGCTACATAAGCTACGAGAAGCAGCTACTGAATTTGCAAGAGAACATCCAGTAACAGCACCACTATTAATGGGACCAAGTATGGATCCCGGAGCTGAACGGATGCTTGAAGGCGTTGCCTTTTTAAGTGGTCTATTAAATCAAAAACTAGATAATGAATTTCAGAAATTCATTAAAGAAACCATCGAGTTAATTTACCCACAATTCGTAAGACCTATTCCGGCAACATCAATTGTATTATTTGAGCCCAAAGCAGGGCAAACTGAACCAGTAACTGTAAAAGCTAAAACAACACTTGCAGCGAACAAAGTTGATGGCACATCATGTCAGTTCCAAACTTCTTTTGATCTTGAAGTTCACCCACTAAAAATCATCTCTGCAAAACTGGAGCGGGTAACAGAAGAGGTCTCCCATCTAGATGTATATTTTGAATTACAAGGTACTACATTGGAAAGCTGGAATATTCAACAGGGATTATATCTTTTTCTTGGTGGAACTTATACCCGGGCAGCAAATATTTATATGCTTCTGTATAATAACTTAAAAAAGATTATTATAAAATCTGAAGATGGGAGACAGTTTATCCTAAAACCAGAGCAGCTAGAAGCAATTGGGATGGATATAGATAATCAGCTTCTTGATTATCCAGTACAATCATTCTCCGCCTTTCGCTTATTACAGGAATATTTTATTTTACCTTACAAATTCTTCTTTATGAAGCTTACCGGGTTTGATAAATGGCTGGATCGAGGAAAATCAGATAAATTTTCAATTACTTTTGAATTGCATGACATTCCAGAAAATGACCTACAGGTAAATAAGGATACTTTCATTTTAAATGCAGTTCCGGTAATAAATCTGTTTTCGTACGAAATGGATCCAATTACTCTCAATCACCAAATAGAAAAAACTTTATTGCGTCCAAACCCCCACTATCCAACTCATTATCAGGTATATGAAGTCCAAAGTGTAGTTGCATATACC belongs to Aquella oligotrophica and includes:
- the tssB gene encoding type VI secretion system contractile sheath small subunit produces the protein MAKESSIAPKERVNIVYRPHTGDAKEDIELSLKLLVLGDFTGDVDNRPLENRKPVNIDKDNFDEVLKASNVKATLSVANKLSSEPDAELAVNLRFEQMKDFNPDSIMQQVPELAQMKELREALKALKGPLGNVPEFRKKIQDIIKDDGARERLLKELNIEA
- a CDS encoding type VI secretion system Vgr family protein, coding for MANVFHFKIKWEETDKNKIDFDVVELDGKEALSQHYEFVINLRSSELLKNTNPLGRKASLTIQMENMHDFSVTNQQSVYNGIIIGFSSLVKIKDYYYYRVILAPKLAKLRYSKKSDVYIGNGLGDILNNVFNEQGFSQEERKLSFNSSDKKYQPSSDCYNRYAFICQYEESDYNFINRLMERDGVYYYFKQTESGEQVVITDRKEDFISRQESLRFRFLSEQTSAPDPNSIHAFEKKMVSVPKQVTILNYGYEKANLGDQGVISCSAFVSADGTEDKSLFGEEVIYGENFISQENQGDGQFLATIRAQELYSHSQFCYAKSTAVPIHAGMKIKLDDTKYDEYNGEYLVVEVIHKGQQQLAGMQNQKDNLRFYENTLVLLPAKIQFRPKRITPLPKIYGIMNALVDGEQDSQYPQLDSTGRYKVRLPFLKTAKADGKGSIWIRMATPYAGNGYGLNFPLHKGTEVALSFRNGDPDLPVIMSAVFNSINSNFVVDQNAYLGGAIISKSGNVFVMDDTQGNCAVGLCANDSWHYYK
- the tssH gene encoding type VI secretion system ATPase TssH; its protein translation is MIASDIKALLMKLNDCSSMALQNAIGMCVSRTHYEITIEHFLYKLLEDMDSDCSVILKESGLEHVKVQKLLLQALEEYKSGNSSKPVFSPQLLDLIQDSWLITSIDLSERKIRSGAILIAYLTKLVLYSSGYYADLLKEIDRDALLKSFADYTRASKEHSTVDDAGSSSNPMDGVQQVNGTTGFVKQFCTDFTELAKDGKIDPVFGRDEELRLIVEILGRRRKNNPICVGEPGVGKTSIVEGLALRVINNDVPDLLKDMRILGLDMGALEAGAGVKGEFEKRLRGVINEIKSSAQKTILFIDEAHMLIGAGGAAGGNDAANLLKPSLARGELRTIAATTWKEYKKYFEKDPALVRRFQLVKLDEPSLSDATLILRGIKEHYEKEHQVTIRDAAVEAAVILSDRYITDRFLPDKAIDLLDTSCSRIKINLSAKPGILDNKEREILAINRTLNALERDRLNRITIDEEKYTKLAIEKSLLEAEAHELYERWMKEKKLVEEVLDLRKELFANKENADRARELGEKLNEAESELKRNQNPDALLRIDVDQDVVAEVVSDWTGVPLGKMQRDESGILIDLESRLAESIRGQNHALHLVADSIRAAKSGLKNTQQPISVFLFVGPSGTGKTECSQALADLIFGNRKNIVTINMSEFQESHTASRLLGSPPGYVGYGEGGMLTEAVRQRPYSVVLLDEAEKAHLDVLNVFYQVFDKGIVNDGEGKEINFKNTIIILTSNLASDVIQEMTSGDGASEIPVANIISAINPILSAYFKPALLARMTVVPFFSLGSDAMYGIVEQKLKNIQNTLFANNKMVLTYSKAVVEAIVSRCVEVESGARNIDFILNGNVLPKLSKTIITHAGSGKMPEKVFIDIMESGEFIFKFDEEIKNIESEVKEKTKAKAKKAKQD
- the tssD gene encoding type VI secretion system tube protein TssD, which gives rise to MAITIYATIQGSSQGAIQGDVKQQGRENTILGYALDHDVEIPRDTHTGLAVGQRIHNPVVLTTEIGKHTPKIFQACSTGEPLDVTLDFYRINDKGLEEKYYTVKLTKAIVVNSREWFPETFIADNKPYKHMQTISMSYEKISWIDNINSTEAEDAWNAPKLA
- the tssE gene encoding type VI secretion system baseplate subunit TssE, which produces MTTRTLFETFRYIEKTLDKQDNNSSAYIDSILEHLRNILNTRRGSVLIADNYGMPDLTNFPGENLAEAVQELEKMMRITIERYEPRLRNIKISYNPDTSDALTLKFGLSAELIVDNGGRQHPIFFETVITSDGMVKVER
- the tssF gene encoding type VI secretion system baseplate subunit TssF, with the protein product MFNKYYENELHKLREAATEFAREHPVTAPLLMGPSMDPGAERMLEGVAFLSGLLNQKLDNEFQKFIKETIELIYPQFVRPIPATSIVLFEPKAGQTEPVTVKAKTTLAANKVDGTSCQFQTSFDLEVHPLKIISAKLERVTEEVSHLDVYFELQGTTLESWNIQQGLYLFLGGTYTRAANIYMLLYNNLKKIIIKSEDGRQFILKPEQLEAIGMDIDNQLLDYPVQSFSAFRLLQEYFILPYKFFFMKLTGFDKWLDRGKSDKFSITFELHDIPENDLQVNKDTFILNAVPVINLFSYEMDPITLNHQIEKTLLRPNPHYPTHYQVYEVQSVVAYTEGVNDKKEYLPINSFVGHKSSNSPVYQLLRERSIINNHPEVYLFFPYQEDATKINEETLVVTVKSTNGRLPEKLRIGDICVPTFNSPESLNFRNILQPTYSIEPPTDSMNFWRFISYLSLNFLSLTQLDNLKAMLKLFLSSEDQDKPRLTANQKRITGISSIKAAPIDRVHKGRIVRGHKIEMEVYADQFAGLGDVYLFGSVLNSFFTIYASINTFIQFNLKELNSGVSFKWPVKIGNRTLI